A region of Colletotrichum higginsianum IMI 349063 chromosome 10, whole genome shotgun sequence DNA encodes the following proteins:
- a CDS encoding Guanine deaminase, whose product MGDMIQDLPPAASSSSSSSPSSSSPATRRNQLFLGTFVHSKTREALEYLHDAAVCVDTSGTIVAVETGYDLARAEAELLPRLGWEIGHVEVNVGRDGQFFFPGFIDTHVHASQYPNVGIFGKSTLLDWLNTYTFPLESSLKDLAKARRVYTACVRRTLAHGTTTSAYFATIDVDATNLLADICLALGQRAFVGRVCMDRDGLCPDYYRDESPADSLRKTRQTVDHIRSIDPASDIVTPILTPRFAPACSREAMKGLADMQEELGLLAQTHVSENEGEIELVQQLYPESESYTDVYDAQGLLSERMILAHAIHLSEKEARTIADRGAKVSHCPCSNSSITSGAAQVRWLWDMGIDVGLGTDMSGGYSPSILDAARQAALVSRHVAMGLRGHERERAKLTVEEVLYLATRGGARVVGLRDRVGGFEVGMQWDAQLVGLPLVDEDGGQGDGGGNVDVFGWESWEDRVAKWLYNGDDRNTKMVWVKGRLVHSAR is encoded by the exons ATGGGCGATATGATCCAGGACCTGCCCCCCGcggcctcttcttcttcttcttcgtctccttcttcctcatcaccGGCGACACGGCGGAACCAGCTCTTTCTCGGCACCTTTGTGCACTCCAAAACGAGGGAGGCGCTCGAGTATCTTCACGATGCCGCAGTGTGCGTCGACACGTCGGGTACCattgtcgccgtcgagacggGATACGACCTGGCAAGGGCtgaggccgagctgctccCCCGCCTAGGGTGGGAGATCGGCCATGTCGAGGTCAATGTGGGGAGGGACGGCCAGTTCTTCTTTCCTGGCTTTATCG ACACCCACGTCCACGCCTCGCAGTACCCCAACGTCGGCATCTTTGGCAAATCCACCCTGCTCGACTGGCTCAACACCTACACGTTCCCCCTCGAGTCGAGCCTCAAGGACCTCGCCAAGGCGAGGCGCGTCTATACCGCCTGCGTGCGCCGCACCCTCGCCCacggcaccaccacctcggCCTACTTCGCCAccatcgacgtcgacgccacGAACCTGCTGGCCGACATCTGCCTGGCCCTCGGCCAGCGCGCTTTCGTCGGCCGCGTGTGCATGGACCGTGACGGCCTGTGTCCCGACTACTACCGCGACGAGTCGCCCGCGGACTCGCTGCGGAAGACGAGGCAGACGGTCGACCACATACGCTCCATCGACCCGGCCTCTGACATCGTCACCCCCATCCTGACGCCGCGCTTCGCCCCGGCCTGCTCGCGCGAGGCCATGAAGGGCCTGGCCGACATgcaggaggagctcggcctgcttgCGCAGACGCACGTCTCGGAGAACGAGGGCGAGATCGAGCTTGTGCAGCAGCTCTACCCGGAGAGCGAGAGCTACACCGACGTCTACGACGCCCAGGGCCTGCTGAGCGAGCGCATGATCCTCGCCCACGCCATCCACCTgtcggagaaggaggcccgcaccatcgccgaccgcggCGCAAAGGTCTCGCACTGCCcctgcagcaacagcagcatcacGAGTGGCGCCGCTCAGGTGCGCTGGCTGTGGGACATGggcatcgacgtcggcctcggcaccgACATGAGCGGCGGCTACAGCCCTAgcatcctcgacgccgcgcggCAGGCCGCCCTCGTGTCGCGGCACGTCGCCATGGGGCTGCGCGGCCacgagagggagagggccAAGCTgacggtcgaggaggtgCTGTACCTCGCCACGAGAGGCGGCGCCCGCGTCGTCGGGCTGCGGGACAGGGTCGGCGGGTTCGAGGTCGGCATGCAGTGGGACGCGCAGCTGGTCGGCCTgccgctcgtcgacgaggacggcgggcagggcgacggcggcggcaacgtcgaCGTCTTTGGGTGGGAGAGCTGGGAGGACCGGGTGGCCAAGTGGCTTT